The Puntigrus tetrazona isolate hp1 chromosome 9, ASM1883169v1, whole genome shotgun sequence genome includes the window AAAGTAgggactttattttttttatttaatttttttacttttgtttgacAATGCCAGTAGCTCTAGATGCATTTTAGTAGAATCTGCTGATGCTGCGTTATGTTGTGGGTCATTTACATAATGTAAACATTGACCAGCTGATTAagtaaatgcttttctgatcgacctgagtaaaataaaatgctgtgaGCCAAAGTTCGTGCCAAGAATTAAGTGGCAGATGCTTGAACACAGATTTCAAAATGTACCCCCTCCACTCCCTGTCTCAGCAGGCAGGGCTTTGTCAGAATCAACCACATTGTTGACTAGGTTGAATGTGCAAAGTCTGGCTTTGGCTATTTTATGAGGATGAAACTGCAGTGGAGAGCAACATGAgaatgtgctgcttaatgtgtgtgtgtgctgtattcTCTCAGGCTCGGGGAAGACTGCAGCCTTCCTGCTTCCTGTGCTTAGTCAGATCTACACTGATGGACCAGGAGAGGCACTGCAGGCCACCAAAGCGAGCACCCAGGTTACTATACATCTCTTTAATGGCCAGAAGTTGTGCATGGAGTCTGGTGATGGAAATAAGTTCTGCTTCTGTCATGAAAGCATTTTGTTCTGGTCTTTCTCAAGCAGGAGAATGGGAAGTACGTCCGTCGTAAGCAGTATCCCATCTCTCTGGTTCTGGCTCCAACCAGAGAACTTGCTCTTCAAATTTATGATGAGGCCAGAAAGGTATGTCTCTGGTAAACCAGCTACAGGTTAgcaaaagttgttttaaataaagtttgtcTTAAGTAAGTTTGTTGTCATCCTCTGCAGTTCTCATACCGCTCTAGAGTGCGCCCGTGTGTGGTATACGGAGGCGCAGATATAGGGCAACAGATCCGTGATTTGGAAAGAGGCTGTCACTTACTAGTGGCCACACCAGGTCGTCTGGTAGACATGATGGAGCGGGGCAAGATTGGCCTTGACTACTGCAAGTAAGTGAATCTAGTAGCAGAaagatttttaggttttatgtcTTGATTCGAAAGAATGACTTCATATGTTCTGTGTAGATACCTGGTGTTGGACGAGGCAGACAGAATGCTCGATATGGGTTTTGAACCCCAGATCAGACGTATTGTGGAGCAGGACACCATGCCTCCTAAAGGTGCTCGTCAGACCATGATGTTTAGTGCCACCTTCCCAAAAGAGATCCAGGTATGCATACCTGGTCTTGCCAGCATAAGtcaatatgaattttaaataacatttttgatcaCAATAAAGAACTCTACATCTTTAcctctttatatttaaagattCTGGCCCGTGACTTTCTGGAGGAGTACATCTTCCTGGCTGTAGGCCGTGTGGGCTCCACCTCAGAGAATATCACCCAGAAGGTGGTTTGGGTGGAAGAGAATGACAAGCGCTCCTTCCTCCTTGACCTTCTCAATGCAACAGGTAAATCACTCTTCCTTGGCCACTGTTTTACGTTGTCATCATGCCATTGATAGCTTGTTGCAGGAATAACAGATTTGGTCAACTCAATGTGGCGATATTTGTGGGTGTATagattttattgtgttatagcaatattattgttattacaattttaaaaccaaaatcatAAATAGTTGGCGTGTGCATCTTTTAATTAAGGCTGATGCAATGCATAGTCTGATAATTTAAAGCTTTTATCAGTGAGATGTTTACACACGATGAGTTGATACAACACAATGTGATTCAAAGCAATACTATGCAttgattttgaataaatataaataataaaaaaaaagaaacagtggAAAGAAACAGTGACTGGCTTCTTGGTAAAGCTCTCATGTATATCCATAGCAACACAGCACTGAGACACCCATGCTTTTAGATGAGTCTCGTTGGTTGGTGTTACCATGCCAACATTATCTAAGCAAAGACTGTAGCAGAAGGCTGCTGTTTAGCTCAAATGAAGGGAATGAAATCAAGTAGTGGTGCGTTAAGGGTAGTTTGGTCTACATTTTAATACCAAAACTTGACTACAGTAATGGAGCAAGCTGTGGTTAACATTGCATTGAATGCAGATAATTAAGCTAACAAATGCCTTTATCCCAGTGACTTATTCTTATCTTTGTAGGCAAGGATTCTCTCACACTGGTGTTTGTGGAGACTAAGAAGGGTGCTGATGCTCTTGAGGACTTCCTCTATCGTGAGGGCTATGCCTGCACCAGTATCCATGGTGACAGGTCTCAGCGCGACCGTGAGGAAGCGCTCCACCAGTTCCGTTCTGGGCGCTGCCCTATCATGGTTGCCACTGCTGTGAGTAGAGTCTGTGAGTCCACTGGAAGCCTGTGGTTTTCTTCAAGCTGGTTTATctgattgtgtttttgttctgatAGGTGGCTGCACGTGGCCTTGACATCTCCAATGTGAAACATGTCATCAATTTTGACTTGCCCAGTGACATTGAGGAATATGTTCATCGTATTGGTCGTACAGGCCGTGTAGGAAACCTTGGTGAGTTTTGCTGTAATTTTcgtgaacatttacatttctcatttttgccAGGAACTCTGTTTTGAgagattgatttattttcaggaCTGGCCACGTCCTTCTATAATGATAAGAACAGCAACATCACTAAAGATCTGCTGGACATATTGGTGGAGGCCAAACAGGAGGTACCTTCCTGGCTTGAGAACCTAGCCTACGAGCACCAGCACAAGAGCACCAACCGCGGACGACCTAAGAGGTACAGAAACGTCTAAGCTCTCCAGATCTCCCCAATGGgtcggtgttttttttttttccagtttcgTGACGTTACTCTTCTTGTGCAGATTCTCTGGTGGCTTTGGAGCCAGGGATTACCGACAGATGGCTGGGGGCGGCAATGCTTTCGGCAACCGTGGTGCTCGCAACACTGGTGGCCATGGAGGCAACAGAGGTTTTGGAGGCAATAAGGGTTAGTTTAACTAACTAGTGGGAAATCATAAGAAAGGGTTCCAAGTTAATGTGGTTAAAGTTcatagttattttaatgaactgCTAAAGAACTTCCTTTTGACTTAAAAGTTCATTGTGCTACAAAAGTAACCTAAAGGTTCTGAAACTTTAGTCTAGCTTATTTAGtctaaaatgtgtattttgaaaaatcttTAACTGACCCTTTATAgaacaattcaaataataacaaaggcagttcatgacccctttaattttGTAATACTGCAATGCGTTCCAAAGTCAGTGGACTGTTCTGAATGTATTGTCTGTTTCAGGAGGTTTTGGGAGCTTCGGTGGTGACAGCTACGGGGGCAACTATGGAAACTATGGAGGAAACTACGCCCAGGTGGACTGGTGGGGCAACTAAATATACGTTTGCCAAACTAGCCAAACGGAAACCACATGTTATCATAGCCAGACTCTACCCCCTGTGTAGCTTTATGAACTCGGTACATTACACGCTGTGATTCTCTGCCCACATTCTAAAGGGAGCTGATCTGTGGCAAAACCGGAGCAGAATAACAAGGATGCCCACTTGTGTATTTGATCTATTACAGCACCTAGGTTTCTGACTTTTtctttgttcaaaaaaaaaaaaaaaaaaaagaggatcaTTTGTATGTGAATGTACTGTGCCTTTTTGAATATAGACAGGaatttagttttgttaattTCATCGAGTGAACTTGGCCAagagcttaattttttttttgttttttttttttttttttttttttgctgtaaaagcATTTGAAAGCTTGTACTTAATCAAACCTTGGCAAATACTGGGATAACGTGACTCGGAGAGTCACCGTTCCATTTGAACTTCAAATTATCACCGATATCACGAAGCCAACAATACAAGCCACACAAAGTAAAACGCCTCACAGGTGCTTTGCAGAACCTGCTCTGTGAAGCCTCTGTGTCACAAGGGACAAATCGGTCTGActtcctttttgttttgctcactCTATCCTGGAGAGACACCTCTTTGGGGATATGGTTGTCTTGAAAAGGCCATTCCAGTTGTGATATTCATGACGAAATATTGGAAACACTCAGTGTTTGAAAATTCAAAATGCTGGAACTTCTTACTCCACTTGTTTTAATTGACTTGACAGTGTTATGGCAGCTAGTAAGAACCACATGCTAGCCACTCTAAGTGGGCAGCATTTTTTGTTAACTactacttttcttttttgaaaccACATTTTAGAGAAGCAGATGCCATTTATTGAAAAACTCCAAGGTTTTttgataaaatgtttctttacaaatgtcagcaaaacaaaaaatgcctGCCATCCTGAAAGTGAAGTTCAAATGGCTACAAACGGACCACAGAACCAAAGCGGCCGTGCCTTAGCCTCATGACCGCTTTGGTCACATACGCATgctagtgttttgttttttggtcaaGGAGAGAAGACGATTGAATTGTTGCAggctttcttttaaaacaaacgtCCTCTCTTTTCAAGCTGCGCAGCAGGCATGGCTCCCTTTTTCGTAGGTAGAGGCAGCGCGAGAGTTCATTTCGAGGCACTTGCGGGTCCGAACCGGGAGTTTGTTTTGCGTTGGGCCTGACGTGAGTGTAGTTGGACAGGCCACCATTTTAGCTTGTGTATCGAGTCTCGCCGTTCCGCGTGAGGCCGGACACCAGGAATACGAATGCTGTCAGCTCCTGAAATTCATCTGGTTAGATGTGAACTTAAACCGCTGGCTGAGAAGCCAGTTTTCTGCTTCTGttcttaaagtaaaaaaaaaaaaaactagacaCACAAAGGACAGAAGCGTTCGAGTGGAGGAGAAATAAGGCATTTATCGCAAGTGCAATAGATTTTCTTCTCAAGTGAGTTGTGccttgacttttcttttttgttttgttttttttaaacgagtTCATGCAGATGCACTGACAGTATTGAGAACTTGGAGTTGAATGGTGCTACTTTAGTTAGGTCTAGGCCCGTGTACGTTTGTGCCCATCGAGTTTTACAAAGttgttttattgcacattttcaagttttatatatacagtacgtGTCTTGAGTGCATGTCCTCAAGCTTCCAAATATTGTGTCAGGAGACCGGAGATAACGCAGCTTGTTTACAAAAGGGGAAGGGTTCTCACTATTTACCAGGATTTATTTGGGACCAGGGCGATCAGCAGTGGGGAATTTAGCTATTTGCACACAGATTTCTAGATTCTACTTTTGCTGCTagttttgtgtaatttattaagcattttttgagaaatatttatttttataagccTCAAAGTGATTCTTTGAAAGATTCAAGTAACTTGACCAAAAGACAATACCTGAACACTGGCACTTGAATGTTGAATGTCAACTGTATGCGTGGAAAATTTCTGTATTTCGGGGTAGCGTgagctttttaatgtttcagacgTAATGGACTCGGTCAGTTTCCACAGCTGTTAAAGGCCTAATGGCAACACGTCGCTATGGAATTACCAATTGACTCTCAAAATTGGAAACTGGGGGGGcggggttaaaaaaaaaaataataataatgccaaGGTTTGgatttaaaagtcaaaaaaatgttgggaaaaaaaaaactgaagtatCAGTGCAAAAAGTGTCCAGATTCTCcaaatgtgtgcttttttttctgtgttacaGATTGGCATTTGTTCTGTTGAAGTTTtgtttctgtcaatgtctggcaCATGGCAACCTTGAACATGTGGTTGATCTctattgtatttacatatatggCGACTCTGGTATTAGTCCGCTCAGGAGAAGCTGCAAGTATCCACGCTAGCAATAAGTCTTAACGTGTCTCGGAAACACTGAAATCATCCCCTACCCTCCATTCAGGTGGAAATAGGAGAATAGTTGGCTACCTGAGAGGACACCAGAGCTCCTTTAGATTTAGGATTTGCTTTATGTCGTAGCTTCTAGGCTCTGCACTGCATGAGATGACTCGGCTGTGCATTTATTGTAtgattttaccaaaataaaagtttctgatGCAAATTCCTTATCAAGCATGGTCTCTTGTTGTTTGATGTAACACATTCAGTCAGATATTTTAAGGTGATCTAAACTCTGTGGAGTTGCTTGACCTTTAGATGATGCCAGTTTGTTTACAAAatagactttctttctttcttcagtgtgtcttgtcttttttttttttttttttttttttttttttttttttttctcttctgcttATAGTGGGTGACACTGTTTGCTGGTGAATgattcaaactttttatttccaCTATCAAAGTGATAACAGGCTAGCAGTAAAACACTAGACTGACAAAATTACTAGGAAAgattaatcaaattattaaatgaagcaATATTCATAAAATCGTAGGTAGTGCTTCACTTTatgaaattacaaattaaacacCCCAAAgcagcaattttttttcactGTCAAATATTATACATCTTACGTCTGGagttgtatgcattttttttttaagaaggcGGGAATAATATACAGCAAGACTTtggtactttttatttttatttttttttatcgtaattttcaataaattgtttgccaataattcatattaaacatGACACTGCTGTAGCCTGATGACTCCTGTtagaaagtgtttgttttttaatcttcGATTTATAATGGCACGTtagatttatgtttttctttgccAGCTGAAGCGTGACCTGTCGTGAATCCGAGGTGCTAGGAAGGTGTCTAATGAAAGGTGTTAAAATGCTTGCAGATGTTTCCTGAGACATTTACATTATGTTACAGTATCTCATGGCCACTGGTTTATATAAGGAGATTGCAGCCTGTAATCTGTATGTACTATTGAGGCCCTCCGGGTCATTTCTGCTCGCTTTGATTTCAGAGTACTGCTTTAAACACCTATAATCCCAGGATTTTTCTGCCATTAAGTGATGGCTTTCTGAAGGGGAGTGCTGATGTTAGTGGATGtgtgcacacatacaaacacaaaaccgAGCGATAGCACCTCTAATCCATTCATATTTTCACTCGTAGCGAAGCAGTAGAGACACGGTCATGGTGGGCAAACTTGTGGATGTACTTTTATTAGTTGTCAGTGCAggagaaacatttctaaacatgCTTGACAGGTGAGTAGGTGTTTAATGGAATTGAATATAATTTTCTGTCTTCGGTTTGTTAATAAGATGttcaaaaaatgtctttttaaacatCCACAGCTGAAAGGAACCAGTGATGTGTTCCGTCATTATTGCTGGTAAGTTCATGGATTTTTGCCGTTTTCTTTCttggtgtgttttgtgtaagaGTAGTTGATGCAAGTCAACTGATCACAATGATTTTGAGAACATCGTTTCAGGAGCGCACTGTAACCACGCTTTAATATACGGATTCTCCACTGGTACAAATTGAAGGAAACAAACGAGACCTAGCGTGTTTTGTGTAATCTCTAATCTGCCCTTTCTTAATCACCATCATTTTGGTGTGCAGAGCAGATGCAGGACAGAGGGAGGCCACACATTAAATTATTCTTCCAGTCTCTGTGCTCTCTGTAATCTTCCCATAACTGCTGGGAGAATGAGCACGACTCATTTGCAAAGTGATTGCTTATGCTGCATGACTAGCGTTTTGTTTCTGTATAATTATAACGGAGTCCTGGAAGTTCTATCTCAAAGTTCATGAAAGGCTGTTTGTGTCAAGTAAAAATTAGCATTGCTGTGCAATTTAGACCGTGTAGTTCTAGTGTGGTATTCGGTACAGATTCATCAGTGTGTCTGTTTACAGTTCAGtctaattaattatttcttcAAATACGAAAATATCAATACTGCTATAAtgaaaagatttcaaataaaaaaaaaaattcagcatgAAGACTTTTTACACCAGCATTTAGTTTAGCATTCAGTTACTTATTGTCTTGCACATTGTATGCATGTCTTTTAGTTAGTTTAAACTGGTGTCTGAAAACCTACAATCTTTACTCCTCCTTATGCCATTACAGTTATATATTTGCAGTTATGTTCCCTGAGGTTAACCATAATTGCAAGGTCTAGCAACTAGCATAACAGAAGTCTTAACTAGTGTAAGTAATCTAAAAAGAATGCTTGCttgcttaattattttaaattggctttggtaatatttaaaacagtatttttaaaaagtatctcCTAGGCAGCTGTTCAAATGTGAACG containing:
- the ddx3xa gene encoding DEAD-box helicase 3 X-linked a isoform X12; this encodes MSHVVVDGSHGLDQQLAVLDLNSADGQGAGTGRRYIPPHLRNKDASKNDSPGWDGGRSNGFVNGYHDGRMNGTANFGRGPPRNDRGGRGGFRGNRNGGSFNQPMHNAGYGSYENKDGGWNSVVNRDAYTSFGGRSDRGKSAFFNDRGAGSRGRYERGGFGGGTGGNSRWVEESRDEEDWSKPMPPNERLEHELFSGSNTGINFEKYDDIPVEATGTNSPGHIESFHDVDMGEIIMGNITLSRYTRPTPVQKYAIPIIKAKRDLMACAQTGSGKTAAFLLPVLSQIYTDGPGEALQATKASTQQENGKYVRRKQYPISLVLAPTRELALQIYDEARKFSYRSRVRPCVVYGGADIGQQIRDLERGCHLLVATPGRLVDMMERGKIGLDYCKYLVLDEADRMLDMGFEPQIRRIVEQDTMPPKGARQTMMFSATFPKEIQILARDFLEEYIFLAVGRVGSTSENITQKVVWVEENDKRSFLLDLLNATGKDSLTLVFVETKKGADALEDFLYREGYACTSIHGDRSQRDREEALHQFRSGRCPIMVATAVAARGLDISNVKHVINFDLPSDIEEYVHRIGRTGRVGNLGLATSFYNDKNSNITKDLLDILVEAKQEVPSWLENLAYEHQHKSTNRGRPKRFSGGFGARDYRQMAGGGNAFGNRGARNTGGHGGNRGFGGNKGGFGSFGGDSYGGNYGNYGGNYAQVDWWGN
- the ddx3xa gene encoding DEAD-box helicase 3 X-linked a isoform X15, which encodes MSHVVVDGSHGLDQQLAVLDLNSADGQGAGTGRRYIPPHLRNKDASKNGNAYSSGRQSGYSVAPVQSFSPKQYPQSWQPEGNQRHRPNYPTGWNDFRTGSQRYPSQELSFYHTYTSGWPDRCDSPGWDGGRSNGFVNGYHDGRMNGTANFGRGPPRNDRGGRGGFRGNRNGGSFNQPMHNAGYGSYENKDGGWNSVVNRDAYTSFGGRSDRGKSAFFNDRGAGSRGRYERGGFGGGTGGNSRWVEESRDEEDWSKPMPPNERLEHELFSGSNTGINFEKYDDIPVEATGTNSPGHIESFHDVDMGEIIMGNITLSRYTRPTPVQKYAIPIIKAKRDLMACAQTGSGKTAAFLLPVLSQIYTDGPGEALQATKASTQENGKYVRRKQYPISLVLAPTRELALQIYDEARKFSYRSRVRPCVVYGGADIGQQIRDLERGCHLLVATPGRLVDMMERGKIGLDYCKYLVLDEADRMLDMGFEPQIRRIVEQDTMPPKGARQTMMFSATFPKEIQILARDFLEEYIFLAVGRVGSTSENITQKVVWVEENDKRSFLLDLLNATGKDSLTLVFVETKKGADALEDFLYREGYACTSIHGDRSQRDREEALHQFRSGRCPIMVATAVAARGLDISNVKHVINFDLPSDIEEYVHRIGRTGRVGNLGLATSFYNDKNSNITKDLLDILVEAKQEVPSWLENLAYEHQHKSTNRGRPKRFSGGFGARDYRQMAGGGNAFGNRGARNTGGHGGNRGFGGNKGGFGSFGGDSYGGNYGNYGGNYAQVDWWGN
- the ddx3xa gene encoding DEAD-box helicase 3 X-linked a isoform X11, with amino-acid sequence MSHVVVDGSHGLDQQLAVLDLNSADGQGAGTGRRYIPPHLRNKDASKNDSPGWDGGRSNGFVNGYHDGRMNGTANFGRGPPRNDRGGRGGFRGNRNGGSFNQPMHNAGYGSYENKDGGWNSVVNRDAYTSFGGRSDRGKSAFFNDRGAGSRGSRYERGGFGGGTGGNSRWVEESRDEEDWSKPMPPNERLEHELFSGSNTGINFEKYDDIPVEATGTNSPGHIESFHDVDMGEIIMGNITLSRYTRPTPVQKYAIPIIKAKRDLMACAQTGSGKTAAFLLPVLSQIYTDGPGEALQATKASTQQENGKYVRRKQYPISLVLAPTRELALQIYDEARKFSYRSRVRPCVVYGGADIGQQIRDLERGCHLLVATPGRLVDMMERGKIGLDYCKYLVLDEADRMLDMGFEPQIRRIVEQDTMPPKGARQTMMFSATFPKEIQILARDFLEEYIFLAVGRVGSTSENITQKVVWVEENDKRSFLLDLLNATGKDSLTLVFVETKKGADALEDFLYREGYACTSIHGDRSQRDREEALHQFRSGRCPIMVATAVAARGLDISNVKHVINFDLPSDIEEYVHRIGRTGRVGNLGLATSFYNDKNSNITKDLLDILVEAKQEVPSWLENLAYEHQHKSTNRGRPKRFSGGFGARDYRQMAGGGNAFGNRGARNTGGHGGNRGFGGNKGGFGSFGGDSYGGNYGNYGGNYAQVDWWGN
- the ddx3xa gene encoding DEAD-box helicase 3 X-linked a isoform X5, which codes for MSHVVVDGSHGLDQQLAVLDLNSADGQGAGTGRRYIPPHLRNKDASKNAGNAYSSGRQSGYSVAPVQSFSPKQYPQSWQPEGNQRHRPNYPTGWNDFRTGSQRYPSQELSFYHTYTSGWPDRCDSPGWDGGRSNGFVNGYHDGRMNGTANFGRGPPRNDRGGRGGFRGNRNGGSFNQPMHNAGYGSYENKDGGWNSVVNRDAYTSFGGRSDRGKSAFFNDRGAGSRGSRYERGGFGGGTGGNSRWVEESRDEEDWSKPMPPNERLEHELFSGSNTGINFEKYDDIPVEATGTNSPGHIESFHDVDMGEIIMGNITLSRYTRPTPVQKYAIPIIKAKRDLMACAQTGSGKTAAFLLPVLSQIYTDGPGEALQATKASTQQENGKYVRRKQYPISLVLAPTRELALQIYDEARKFSYRSRVRPCVVYGGADIGQQIRDLERGCHLLVATPGRLVDMMERGKIGLDYCKYLVLDEADRMLDMGFEPQIRRIVEQDTMPPKGARQTMMFSATFPKEIQILARDFLEEYIFLAVGRVGSTSENITQKVVWVEENDKRSFLLDLLNATGKDSLTLVFVETKKGADALEDFLYREGYACTSIHGDRSQRDREEALHQFRSGRCPIMVATAVAARGLDISNVKHVINFDLPSDIEEYVHRIGRTGRVGNLGLATSFYNDKNSNITKDLLDILVEAKQEVPSWLENLAYEHQHKSTNRGRPKRFSGGFGARDYRQMAGGGNAFGNRGARNTGGHGGNRGFGGNKGGFGSFGGDSYGGNYGNYGGNYAQVDWWGN
- the ddx3xa gene encoding DEAD-box helicase 3 X-linked a isoform X7 — encoded protein: MSHVVVDGSHGLDQQLAVLDLNSADGQGAGTGRRYIPPHLRNKDASKNAGNAYSSGRQSGYSVAPVQSSSPARTDSSVATDGNEDAASVISWADRCDSPGWDGGRSNGFVNGYHDGRMNGTANFGRGPPRNDRGGRGGFRGNRNGGSFNQPMHNAGYGSYENKDGGWNSVVNRDAYTSFGGRSDRGKSAFFNDRGAGSRGSRYERGGFGGGTGGNSRWVEESRDEEDWSKPMPPNERLEHELFSGSNTGINFEKYDDIPVEATGTNSPGHIESFHDVDMGEIIMGNITLSRYTRPTPVQKYAIPIIKAKRDLMACAQTGSGKTAAFLLPVLSQIYTDGPGEALQATKASTQQENGKYVRRKQYPISLVLAPTRELALQIYDEARKFSYRSRVRPCVVYGGADIGQQIRDLERGCHLLVATPGRLVDMMERGKIGLDYCKYLVLDEADRMLDMGFEPQIRRIVEQDTMPPKGARQTMMFSATFPKEIQILARDFLEEYIFLAVGRVGSTSENITQKVVWVEENDKRSFLLDLLNATGKDSLTLVFVETKKGADALEDFLYREGYACTSIHGDRSQRDREEALHQFRSGRCPIMVATAVAARGLDISNVKHVINFDLPSDIEEYVHRIGRTGRVGNLGLATSFYNDKNSNITKDLLDILVEAKQEVPSWLENLAYEHQHKSTNRGRPKRFSGGFGARDYRQMAGGGNAFGNRGARNTGGHGGNRGFGGNKGGFGSFGGDSYGGNYGNYGGNYAQVDWWGN
- the ddx3xa gene encoding DEAD-box helicase 3 X-linked a isoform X13, translated to MSHVVVDGSHGLDQQLAVLDLNSADGQGAGTGRRYIPPHLRNKDASKNDSPGWDGGRSNGFVNGYHDGRMNGTANFGRGPPRNDRGGRGGFRGNRNGGSFNQPMHNAGYGSYENKDGGWNSVVNRDAYTSFGGRSDRGKSAFFNDRGAGSRGRYERGGFGGGTGGNSRWVEESRDEEDWSKPMPPNERLEHELFSGSNTGINFEKYDDIPVEATGTNSPGHIESFHDVDMGEIIMGNITLSRYTRPTPVQKYAIPIIKAKRDLMACAQTGSGKTAAFLLPVLSQIYTDGPGEALQATKASTQENGKYVRRKQYPISLVLAPTRELALQIYDEARKFSYRSRVRPCVVYGGADIGQQIRDLERGCHLLVATPGRLVDMMERGKIGLDYCKYLVLDEADRMLDMGFEPQIRRIVEQDTMPPKGARQTMMFSATFPKEIQILARDFLEEYIFLAVGRVGSTSENITQKVVWVEENDKRSFLLDLLNATGKDSLTLVFVETKKGADALEDFLYREGYACTSIHGDRSQRDREEALHQFRSGRCPIMVATAVAARGLDISNVKHVINFDLPSDIEEYVHRIGRTGRVGNLGLATSFYNDKNSNITKDLLDILVEAKQEVPSWLENLAYEHQHKSTNRGRPKRFSGGFGARDYRQMAGGGNAFGNRGARNTGGHGGNRGFGGNKGGFGSFGGDSYGGNYGNYGGNYAQVDWWGN
- the ddx3xa gene encoding DEAD-box helicase 3 X-linked a isoform X6 — its product is MSHVVVDGSHGLDQQLAVLDLNSADGQGAGTGRRYIPPHLRNKDASKNAGNAYSSGRQSGYSVAPVQSFSPKQYPQSWQPEGNQRHRPNYPTGWNDFRTGSQRYPSQELSFYHTYTSGWPDRCDSPGWDGGRSNGFVNGYHDGRMNGTANFGRGPPRNDRGGRGGFRGNRNGGSFNQPMHNAGYGSYENKDGGWNSVVNRDAYTSFGGRSDRGKSAFFNDRGAGSRGRYERGGFGGGTGGNSRWVEESRDEEDWSKPMPPNERLEHELFSGSNTGINFEKYDDIPVEATGTNSPGHIESFHDVDMGEIIMGNITLSRYTRPTPVQKYAIPIIKAKRDLMACAQTGSGKTAAFLLPVLSQIYTDGPGEALQATKASTQENGKYVRRKQYPISLVLAPTRELALQIYDEARKFSYRSRVRPCVVYGGADIGQQIRDLERGCHLLVATPGRLVDMMERGKIGLDYCKYLVLDEADRMLDMGFEPQIRRIVEQDTMPPKGARQTMMFSATFPKEIQILARDFLEEYIFLAVGRVGSTSENITQKVVWVEENDKRSFLLDLLNATGKDSLTLVFVETKKGADALEDFLYREGYACTSIHGDRSQRDREEALHQFRSGRCPIMVATAVAARGLDISNVKHVINFDLPSDIEEYVHRIGRTGRVGNLGLATSFYNDKNSNITKDLLDILVEAKQEVPSWLENLAYEHQHKSTNRGRPKRFSGGFGARDYRQMAGGGNAFGNRGARNTGGHGGNRGFGGNKGGFGSFGGDSYGGNYGNYGGNYAQVDWWGN
- the ddx3xa gene encoding DEAD-box helicase 3 X-linked a isoform X4 codes for the protein MSHVVVDGSHGLDQQLAVLDLNSADGQGAGTGRRYIPPHLRNKDASKNAGNAYSSGRQSGYSVAPVQSFSPKQYPQSWQPEGNQRHRPNYPTGWNDFRTGSQRYPSQELSFYHTYTSGWPDRCASPARTDSSVATDGNEDAASVISWADRCDSPGWDGGRSNGFVNGYHDGRMNGTANFGRGPPRNDRGGRGGFRGNRNGGSFNQPMHNAGYGSYENKDGGWNSVVNRDAYTSFGGRSDRGKSAFFNDRGAGSRGRYERGGFGGGTGGNSRWVEESRDEEDWSKPMPPNERLEHELFSGSNTGINFEKYDDIPVEATGTNSPGHIESFHDVDMGEIIMGNITLSRYTRPTPVQKYAIPIIKAKRDLMACAQTGSGKTAAFLLPVLSQIYTDGPGEALQATKASTQENGKYVRRKQYPISLVLAPTRELALQIYDEARKFSYRSRVRPCVVYGGADIGQQIRDLERGCHLLVATPGRLVDMMERGKIGLDYCKYLVLDEADRMLDMGFEPQIRRIVEQDTMPPKGARQTMMFSATFPKEIQILARDFLEEYIFLAVGRVGSTSENITQKVVWVEENDKRSFLLDLLNATGKDSLTLVFVETKKGADALEDFLYREGYACTSIHGDRSQRDREEALHQFRSGRCPIMVATAVAARGLDISNVKHVINFDLPSDIEEYVHRIGRTGRVGNLGLATSFYNDKNSNITKDLLDILVEAKQEVPSWLENLAYEHQHKSTNRGRPKRFSGGFGARDYRQMAGGGNAFGNRGARNTGGHGGNRGFGGNKGGFGSFGGDSYGGNYGNYGGNYAQVDWWGN
- the ddx3xa gene encoding DEAD-box helicase 3 X-linked a isoform X8 produces the protein MSHVVVDGSHGLDQQLAVLDLNSADGQGAGTGRRYIPPHLRNKDASKNAGNAYSSGRQSGYSVAPVQSYSPGWDGGRSNGFVNGYHDGRMNGTANFGRGPPRNDRGGRGGFRGNRNGGSFNQPMHNAGYGSYENKDGGWNSVVNRDAYTSFGGRSDRGKSAFFNDRGAGSRGSRYERGGFGGGTGGNSRWVEESRDEEDWSKPMPPNERLEHELFSGSNTGINFEKYDDIPVEATGTNSPGHIESFHDVDMGEIIMGNITLSRYTRPTPVQKYAIPIIKAKRDLMACAQTGSGKTAAFLLPVLSQIYTDGPGEALQATKASTQQENGKYVRRKQYPISLVLAPTRELALQIYDEARKFSYRSRVRPCVVYGGADIGQQIRDLERGCHLLVATPGRLVDMMERGKIGLDYCKYLVLDEADRMLDMGFEPQIRRIVEQDTMPPKGARQTMMFSATFPKEIQILARDFLEEYIFLAVGRVGSTSENITQKVVWVEENDKRSFLLDLLNATGKDSLTLVFVETKKGADALEDFLYREGYACTSIHGDRSQRDREEALHQFRSGRCPIMVATAVAARGLDISNVKHVINFDLPSDIEEYVHRIGRTGRVGNLGLATSFYNDKNSNITKDLLDILVEAKQEVPSWLENLAYEHQHKSTNRGRPKRFSGGFGARDYRQMAGGGNAFGNRGARNTGGHGGNRGFGGNKGGFGSFGGDSYGGNYGNYGGNYAQVDWWGN